In a single window of the Campylobacter hyointestinalis subsp. lawsonii genome:
- a CDS encoding Bax inhibitor-1/YccA family protein, with the protein MSLYDRNYTQDVGVEESSSVQTARAEFVKQTYKLLTASLLAATAGAYIGVDYVKSFSWMLLIVEFALLFGLMFSRKNPTLALVMLFGFTFVSGLTLGPVLNTYIGAGMGHIITQAFLMTSVAFGGLTVFAFNTKKDFSAMGKMLFITLIVVVVASLLNLFFQSAILATIVAAIGAILFSAYILYDTQMIIRGGYDSPVLAAVALYLDILNLFISLLQLLGIFSKNE; encoded by the coding sequence ATGAGTTTATATGACAGAAATTATACTCAAGATGTTGGCGTAGAAGAATCAAGCAGTGTTCAAACCGCTAGAGCTGAATTTGTAAAACAGACTTATAAACTTCTTACAGCATCACTTTTAGCAGCAACTGCGGGAGCTTATATCGGTGTTGATTATGTTAAGTCATTTAGCTGGATGCTTCTTATAGTAGAGTTTGCACTACTTTTTGGACTTATGTTTTCTAGGAAAAATCCTACTTTGGCTTTGGTAATGCTTTTTGGATTTACGTTTGTAAGCGGTCTTACTCTTGGCCCTGTGCTAAATACTTATATTGGCGCTGGTATGGGACACATTATCACTCAAGCATTTTTGATGACTAGCGTTGCTTTTGGTGGTTTAACTGTTTTTGCGTTTAACACAAAAAAAGACTTTTCGGCTATGGGCAAAATGCTATTTATAACTTTGATAGTTGTAGTGGTTGCAAGCTTACTAAATTTATTTTTCCAAAGTGCTATTTTAGCGACTATTGTAGCGGCTATCGGAGCTATACTTTTTAGTGCGTATATACTTTATGATACTCAAATGATAATTCGCGGTGGATATGATAGTCCTGTTTTAGCAGCAGTTGCTTTGTATCTTGATATACTAAATTTATTTATTTCGCTACTTCAACTTCTTGGTATATTTAGTAAAAACGAGTAG
- a CDS encoding NAD(P)H-dependent oxidoreductase: MNHRKNFIKKTATLGAFISFGGINSLFANQKDLSMQQKVLIVSGHTNLQGDSVANKNIITNLKELLPSSTIIDLGSMDYKFDVKKKEQQLLLDHDIIVMQFPLFWYSWPSTMQKWVEDVFTHGFSHGNTGNKLKGKKILFSLTTGAGEEAYSKNGFMKHEIGEFLYPMDAVANLAQMQNLGFVCTYGVSYSMRSSKKDEIQRKANEHAKRVVEALRSFELTQNV; the protein is encoded by the coding sequence ATGAATCATCGCAAAAACTTCATCAAAAAAACAGCGACTTTAGGTGCTTTTATAAGCTTTGGAGGTATAAACTCACTTTTTGCAAATCAAAAGGATCTATCTATGCAACAAAAAGTTTTGATCGTTTCAGGACATACAAATTTACAAGGCGATTCAGTAGCAAATAAAAATATCATAACAAATTTAAAAGAGCTGTTGCCCTCATCTACCATAATAGATTTGGGAAGTATGGATTATAAATTTGACGTAAAAAAAAAAGAACAGCAACTACTTTTAGATCACGATATTATCGTTATGCAATTTCCACTATTTTGGTATTCGTGGCCCTCAACTATGCAAAAATGGGTAGAGGACGTCTTTACTCACGGCTTTTCTCACGGAAACACCGGAAATAAACTAAAAGGAAAAAAGATTTTATTTTCTCTTACGACTGGAGCAGGCGAAGAAGCATATAGCAAAAACGGATTTATGAAACATGAAATAGGCGAATTTCTATACCCTATGGACGCTGTGGCAAATTTAGCCCAAATGCAAAATTTAGGTTTTGTCTGTACATATGGAGTTAGTTACTCTATGCGCTCATCTAAAAAAGATGAAATTCAAAGAAAAGCAAATGAACACGCCAAACGCGTAGTAGAAGCTCTACGATCATTTGAGCTTACTCAAAACGTCTAG
- the secG gene encoding preprotein translocase subunit SecG: MSSVLLVLQFILAVIITIAILLQKSSSIGLGAYSGSNESLFGAKGPAGFLAKFTFFMGLLFILNTLALGYAYNQSLRNSVVNTDEFKESIVPAPATTEAPVAPEAPVAPAQ, translated from the coding sequence GTGAGTTCAGTTTTATTAGTTCTACAATTTATACTAGCCGTTATCATAACAATAGCTATTTTACTTCAAAAAAGTTCTTCGATCGGTCTTGGTGCATATAGCGGAAGCAATGAAAGCCTATTTGGCGCAAAAGGCCCTGCGGGATTTCTAGCAAAATTTACATTTTTTATGGGGTTATTGTTTATATTAAACACATTGGCTCTTGGCTATGCTTATAACCAAAGCTTAAGAAATTCAGTCGTAAATACTGATGAGTTTAAAGAATCCATAGTACCAGCACCAGCTACAACAGAGGCTCCAGTAGCACCAGAGGCACCCGTTGCACCAGCTCAATAA
- a CDS encoding carboxymuconolactone decarboxylase family protein, producing MQSRRNFMKNGAIIAAGGMALGADTLNAAQNTGAQMKTDTIRNLTPKAKENFIAFLKTTELPVGYSDPEFISNYINFAFDESLEKSGIDHKTAVLIIMASLVASGGENEYEHMVNAALNLGVDTVSIKETLYHTTPYAGIGKTAQFTRAMNAVFTKRGIDTKQKSQQTVSKDDRYEKGLQAQIDIFGERMRNHKDSYTPDTRHFADFLSANCFGDYYTRTGLDLKFRELLTFVILASLGGVESQLKAHITGNIRLGNDRVKLISVVTLLVPYIGYPRSLNALSAINETAPYKEK from the coding sequence ATGCAAAGTCGCAGAAATTTTATGAAAAATGGAGCTATTATCGCAGCTGGTGGTATGGCGCTTGGTGCGGATACACTAAATGCAGCACAAAATACAGGAGCACAAATGAAAACAGATACTATACGAAATCTCACCCCAAAAGCTAAAGAAAACTTTATCGCTTTTTTAAAAACCACAGAACTACCAGTTGGATACAGTGATCCAGAATTTATAAGCAATTATATAAATTTCGCTTTTGATGAGAGTTTAGAAAAATCAGGCATAGATCATAAAACCGCGGTTTTGATCATTATGGCTAGCTTGGTGGCAAGTGGCGGAGAAAACGAGTACGAACATATGGTAAATGCAGCTTTAAACTTAGGAGTAGATACAGTAAGCATAAAAGAGACCTTATACCACACTACTCCTTATGCAGGCATAGGAAAAACAGCGCAATTTACCAGAGCGATGAACGCGGTCTTTACTAAAAGAGGTATAGATACAAAGCAAAAATCGCAACAAACCGTCTCTAAAGACGATCGATACGAAAAAGGCTTACAAGCACAAATTGATATATTTGGCGAGAGAATGAGAAACCACAAAGACTCATATACTCCAGACACTAGACATTTTGCCGACTTTCTAAGCGCTAATTGCTTTGGGGATTATTACACTAGAACCGGTTTGGATTTGAAATTTAGAGAACTACTTACGTTTGTGATACTAGCGAGTCTTGGTGGAGTGGAATCACAACTAAAAGCTCATATCACAGGAAATATAAGATTAGGCAACGATAGAGTAAAACTCATATCAGTAGTCACACTTTTGGTGCCTTACATAGGCTATCCACGCTCACTAAATGCACTAAGTGCGATAAACGAAACCGCGCCATATAAAGAAAAATAA